The Macrobrachium nipponense isolate FS-2020 chromosome 13, ASM1510439v2, whole genome shotgun sequence genome has a window encoding:
- the LOC135225275 gene encoding collagen, type I, alpha 1a-like produces MTGIGGVPGERSSKDSAREFREALGELKGFRGWDRRARPATCPGTGGRGLPNVLGWAGGACPMSRDGWEGLATNPRMGGRGPPRIPGRAGGARHVSRDGRGSPRVLGQAGGARHASQDGRVGSTTRPRKCERGPPHILGRAGKACHLSRDGRARPAMCPMMGGLGLPCVPVMGGLGPPRVPGRVGVARHVSWDGRAVLATCPGMGGRGPSHIPGQVAGLAMHHRTGGRGTPCIPGWAGRDRHVSRDGRVGLAICPGTGRRSPPRVLGWAGRVYHASRDGQARPATHPRMGGQGPPHISGQAGGAHHASRDGEAGPAMHPGMGGWNLPRVPGRAAGARHASQDGRAWPAMYFGTGGHGSTHVPGHLRWPLSKT; encoded by the coding sequence ATGACagggattggtggagtgccaggagaaagaAGCAGTAAAGATTCAGCAAGAGAATTCAGagaagccctaggagaactgaaaggattcagaggatgggacaggcgggcaaggccagccacgtgtcccgggacgggtgggcggggcCTGCCAaatgtcctgggatgggcaggcgGGGCTTGCCccatgtcccgggatgggtgggagGGGCTCGCCACGaatcccaggatgggcgggcgaggcccgccacgcatcccgggacgggcgggtggggcccgccatgtgtcccgggacgggcggggctcACCACGCGTTCTGGGACAGGCAGGCGGGGCTCGCCACGcatcccaggatgggcgggtgggGTCCACCACACGTCCCAGGAAGTGTGAGCGGGGCCCGCCACacatcctgggacgggcgggcaaggcctgccacttgtcccgggacgggcgggcgagaccCGCTATGTGTCCCATGATGGGGGGGCTAGGCCTGCCATGTGTCCCTGTGATGGGGGGGctaggcccgccacgtgtcccaggacgggttggtgtggcccgccatgtgtcctgggatgggcgggctgtgctcgccacgtgtcccgggatgggtgggcgggGCCCGTCACACATCCCGGGACAGGTGGCGGGGCTTGCCATGCATCACAGGACGGGTGGGCGGGGCACGCCATGcatcccaggatgggcgggcagggACCGCCATgtatcccgggatgggcgggtggGGCTCGCCAtttgtcctgggacgggcaggcgtaGCCCGCCAcgcgtcctgggatgggcgggcagggtGTACCATGCGTCCCGGGACGGACAGGCGAGGCCTGCCACGcatcccaggatgggcgggcaaggcccgccacacATCTCGGGACAGGCAGGCGGGGCCCACCACGCATCCCGTGATGGGGAGGCGGGGCCCGCCATGCATCCAGGGATGGGCGGCTGGAACCTaccacgcgtcccgggacgggcggctggggcccgccacgcgtcccaggacgggcgggcctgGCCCGCCATGTATttcgggacgggcgggcatggcTCGACACATGTCCCGGGACATTTGAGATGGCCTTTGTCCAAAACGtaa